The Octopus sinensis unplaced genomic scaffold, ASM634580v1 Contig07101, whole genome shotgun sequence DNA segment agataaaaaacataaaaatgagatACTTTGCCACTGATGAACTAGAACTTAAAAGAGCCTATATAGAAGTAGTTCCTACAATTATTTTTAGGCTGAACATAACAAATATCATTTTTGACGAAACCGACTATTCAGTATTTTAAGAAGAACTTTTTACAATTGCACTAGAGACCAAATTTCTGCAATCATTCGTCGGTGTAGCTATTGTTTTCAAAAAAAACAATGGCTACTAAACCTACAGTCACTCCAATCATTGCTAAAAATCCGCGCGATAGATATATTCTAAAATGCATGCGATGTGCCTCGAGTTCGGCACTAATCAGATGTTTGGTAGACCTCGTTCCCCTTGGATACAAGGTCAAGTTGAAAGGTAGATACAAGGTAATTTAACATTAAGATTCAATCAATAAAAAGGTGGATTTCGTCAACAACCGCTTCAGAGAATAAATTTGGCAGTTATTTAACCTGCCTTAAACGAATTATATTCATGTACAACTACACCATTCACGAGACAACAAGAAAAATACCATTCGAAATTTTTATCGGAGCCAAATATCTGAATGAAGTTTGCCTTGAAGATTATCAAGGCTTGTTGGCTTTCGACGACGATTCTGTAACCTCTATAGAGCCCTCAAGGCTGCAGGCTCTCCGTCACAACTTGAGCCTGTCGGATTGGACCGTGGTGATGGCAAACGCCCAGACGGAATGACAATCTTTCCTTTTCGGGAAGGCAAGTGCCTCGTCTGGGATGCTACGTGCATCGACTCTTTCTCTCCATCGGCAATCATGTCATCTGCCACTTCCCCCGGGTCCGCTGCGGAAAAAGGCTGAGACGGCCAAAATTAAAAATACCAAGAACTTGGACGCCGTTTTATATTCGTAACAATCGCTTTGGAGACATCGGGCGTCGCAGGACCTCTAACCTCGGCCTTCATCAACGACATCTGGAGGAAATTGGCCCACAGGACGAAAGAGCTACGCGAGGTTTCGTGGCTATTGCAGCGGATATCCATCGCCATTCTCCGTGGCAACACGCATGCGGTACTTTCCGCAGGAGGGTGCGTGCTTTAGCCCCCCGGAATTTCCCCTCTGTACATTCCTAACTTAATTTGTTTTCTCATCTTTAActtgattgaaaaaaaattataaaaatttgtaGTCGAAAAAAAGCAGAAATACGAATTTCCGAAATACAAAAATGAGCCAAAGATTAATGATTTATAATGATTACTATTTTGTTTCGAAATGGTTTTCATCCGTAAACTCAGACAAAACGGAACTTACGATGCTTACACATATTTATCGAAGTTCTGACGAATCATGGAGAAGCAAAATAAGGTGGAAGACTCAAAAGACGTTACTTTCAGCCAGATTGCAATGAGTGCATTGAACATAACATCGCCTATATAGATTCTAAAGATCAAAAGAAAACTAGGAAAATTTGAACACACGACCAAGCATCGTGAATTAAATCAACAATTGTCTAAAAAACTAATTGGATCCAATCTAAATAGCTTGGACAAAACCAAAGTGTTCAATTAACAAACCACAGAAATCTAATGGTATAACATTTCTTATTCTGAACTCATCTTTGAATATTACCCTAACAAAAGTGAACATTTGTACGATAGATCTCGACAAAAGATCATTCTATTTCCCTCATAGTATAATAtccaataaacaatatataactaTGCTTGATACAAACAAATGTACTCAACGAATTAAATTTCAGTATAATTAACAATAAGTCTCCTGTCCCGTCTGATTCgcatttgatgatgataatacgtCTTGATGAGAGTCTTTCCTACAACAAAGGCAAGTCCTCCCTGAATATAAATACTGATAACCCAACCAAAATAGTCTGCCTGAGTGCATCACCACTAAACATAAGTCGACccaaatatattgatattgtgGGGAAAAAGAGAGCAGAGGAGAAGGAACCCAACATTGAATACAAAGCAGATTCCTcgtcctcctccacttcctccacaGGACTGCTCATTGTCACAAATTCGACCAATTGGTTATGCAGACTGATTCTCCGGCATGAGAGAAGTGCCAGAGGAATGCAAGGAAGACCCAACAGAAGGTCGCCCATACTGCATCTGTCAAACCAGCGACCGGCATCTCTGGGACCCAAAATTTGGACAACAGTGAATGCCCCGTAGGTGGTGGCACTCCAGTACACGGACACTCCCAACATGGCCATTCCAGCAATCGACGCTGCACTTTCCAACCAATGGGAGATTTGTCTCATCACTTCTAACAACACTCCTTCAATAAATTGACATCACCACCTGATTTGGGGTATATTATGCAATAGTTGTGTCTACAAAGAGAGCACTCCACGGTGTCCATATTTCTATCTTGTTTCAAGTCTATCCACGTGTTTATACAACTCTGATGAACCCACTTGTTAGTCCCCTTACATGCACATGGACTTATCAGTACACTCTCCACGTCTTCCTCTTCATACTGCAAACATATCCGGCACTGTCTACTAACTCAATCAAACCACAACATACCGGCCAACTAGGTCCATTcaatatgtataattaaataatttattatgaaCTAAACAGAATTTTagttgttgtggtgttgtgtatgtccgttcctaatttattattattattattattttatttaatgatatGAGGAAATcgaaaaaggataaaaataacataacaaGTGCAGGAGTGTCCTCTCTGGGGGTGGATAACAGCACAAGGACTAGTATTCATGACAATCCAATTGCTGGGAACCCTACTACCCCAACTAACTTGCATTCCCTTTCGGCCATTATCGATGATGCTATTTGTGTTTCTGAAGCTGAGTGGGTGTCTCAGATTGTTTATGCCACTTGCAGATATTGATCCCCACCCTGCTTATTTCATTCTCAAAAATTATCTTCTGGTCTAGAAGAGTTGAATATACAAATTAAGAATATTGAATCGATTCCAAGGGATTCACGCAAACCAActgcaaaaattcaaaataaatatttgaaaactgatAGATTGACAGCATTGAATTGGGCGATATATTATATTACGAAAGATAATCATCCTAATGATATCAATAGCATTTCTGATATTCTATATGCTGCTCAATGTGCATATTTATCTCTAACCATGAGAGACAGAGCACATgggtagaaaatattgaaaagaaaatttcaaaattatctgcaGAATTGGAAATCGTTAATTCTCATTCCAATCAAACACTACCTCCATCTGAAAAGCAAAAGGTAATGGATGTAAGATCAAAAATCCCATTAGGCAGTTTAATTACATTATGAAGATAAAATCGATAGTAGGGGGTCtctgaaattttttaaaagcacTTTGCGGGGCCCcattaaaaaaaggttgagaaacgctaATCTAAAATTTGTCGATCTGTTTTAATTTGTGacaaaataatgtttataattcaaaattttattcatttttaccgagtaaatttttttatttcttagacaataaatttatttaaattttatgcttttaactttatttatatcACGCTATTAGTTTTTGTTGTCACATTTTAATAAGGAAATTATTAAGAATTTAGGATTTATTTACTTAaattcaacaaatatattataatcatGTGATGAATAAAAGGCGAATAAGAACAACGCATTGAGATTGGGTCCGTAGCCTATTTCATGTGTCGTTAtgactttatttttattctgatgaTTATACTAATTCATTTAGTTTTTTATATGATGGGGGTGGACCACATCTTTCTTCGAAATATACCGAAAGGCTGAGGACTTAGGCAACTATttagttaattagttttttttatttcataagtaAAGCTACATTGACTAGATTAGTAGAGTTCTTATTTTGGGAAATTATACTTGTAGCCCGCATTCCGGAAATTGGTAAACTTTATTTAATACAAAAAGAACTCAGACTACAGTTGGAAAATACGAGTTTACCTGAAAACATAAAATAACTCCGCACGCAGTAttcataaaaatgaaacaattataaaaatgtcGTGTTTAGAGCCCTCAAGGCTGCAGGCTTTCCGTCACAACTTGAGCCTGTCGGATTGGACCGTGGTGATGGCAAACGCCCAGACGGAATGACAATCTTTCCTTTTCGGGAAGGCAAGTGCCTCGTCTGGGATGCTACGTGCATCGACTCTTTCTCTCCATCGGAAATCATGTCATCTGCCACTTCCCCCGGGTCCGCTGCGGAAAAAGGCTGAGACGGCCAAAATTAAAAATACCAAGAACTTGGACGCCGTTTTATATTCGTAACAATCGCTTTGGAGACATCGGGCGTCGCAGGACCTCTAACCTCGGCCTTCATCAACGACATCTGGAGGAAATTGGCCCACAGGACGAAAGAGCTACGCGAGGTTTCGTGGCTATTGCAGCGGATATCCATCGCCATTCTCCGTGGCAACACGCATGCGGTACTTTCCGCAGGAGGGTGCGTGCTTTAGCCCCCCGGACATTCCTAACTTAATTTGTTTTCTCATCTTTAActtgattgaaaaaaaattataaaaatttgtaGTCGAAAAAAAGCAGAAATACGAATTTccgaaaatatgaaatacaaaaatgagCCAAATATGTTTAAAACAATTCAACTTCTTAACAGAGGGGAGTGTTCGTCCCCTATCACTGTAATGTCACTGAGGACGTCGAAAAAGCCAGTATTCTAGCTTCCCACTTTGATTCCCTATTTGGCATGCATGTTGAAGCTAACCACACACTGCAACCCAGTTGTTTCCgaaaatattaaacattccagTACATTCTCTAAGTACTTTCACACCTACAGTGGGGCAAACAAGTCATGGAACGcctatcttttttttaattggaCATGTTTTATAATGATTACTATTTTGTTTCGAAATGGTTTTTATCCGTAAACTCAGACAAAACGGAACTTACGATGCTTACACATATTTATCGAAGTTCTAAAGAATCATGGAGAAAGCAAAATAAGGTGGAAGACTCAAAAGACGTTACTTTCAGCCAGATTGCAGTGAGTGCATTGAACATAACATCGCCTATATAGAttctaaagataaaaaaaagactaGGAAAATGTGAAGACACGACCAAGCGTCGTGAATTAAATCAACAATTGTCTAAAAAACTAATTGGATCCAATCTAAATAGCTTGGACAAAACCAAAGTGTTCAATTAACAAACCACAGAAATCTAATGGTATAACATTTCTTATTCTGAACTCATCTTTGAATATTACCCTAACAAAAGTGAACATTTGTACGATAGATCTCGACAAAAGATCATTCTATTTCCCTCATAGTATAATATCCCACAAACAATATATAACTATGCTTGATACAAACAAATGTACTCAACGAATTAAATTTCAGTATAATTAACAATAAGTCTCCTGTCCCGTCTGATTCgcatttgatgatgataatacgtCTTGATGAGAGTCTTTCCTACAACAAAGGCAAGTCCTCCCTGAATATAAATACTGATAACCCAACCAAAATAGTCTGCCTGAGTGCATCACCACTAAACATAAGTCGACCCAAACATATTGATATTGTGGGCAAAAAGAGAGCAGAGGAGAAGGAACCCAACATTGAATACAAAGCAGATTCCTcgtcctcctccacttcctccacaGGACTGCTCATTGTCACAAATTCGACCAATTGGTTATGCAGACTGATTCTCCGGCATGAGAGAAGTGCCAGAGGAATGCAAGGAAGACCCAACAGAAGGTCGCCCATACTGCATCTGTCAAACCAGCGACCGGCATCTCTGGGACCCAAAATTTGGACAACAGTGAATGCCCCGTAGGTGGTGGCACTCCAGTACACGGACACTCCCAACATGGCCATTCCAGCAATCGACGCTGCACTTTCCAACCAATGGGAGATTTGTCTCATCACTTCTAACAACACTCCTTCAATAAATTGACATCACCACCTGATTTGGGGTATATTATGCAATAGTTGTGTCTACAAAGAGAGCACTCCACGGTGTCCATATTTCTATCTTGTTTCAAGTCTATCCACGTGTTTATACAACTCTGATGAACCCACTTGTTAGTCCCCTTACATGCACATGGACTTATCAGTACACTCTCCACGTCTTCCTCTTCATACTGCAAACATATCCGGCACTGTCTACTAACTCAATCAAACCACAACAAACCGGCCAACTAGGTCCattcaatatttataattaaataatttatttcaaaccACAACAGGGAAGCAATTTCGTAAGGATAATTAGTGCTTCGAATTAAATCGAAAAAGATTCTATCGAGACTTATCAATGAAAGAGGAAGTGACGCTGTATGGATTTGATGATGAAGAATGTGTCTCTTTTTGGCAAAAAGTCTGGAGCGAGAGAAATGAGAGGCCTCAATCTTATGATGTTGTTGGAAAACCAACTACTTGTGCTCAACATATGCTTCCAGAGTTTACGGAAGAGTTTTTTGGAAATGTTATTGACTATCTTCCTGACTGGAAGGCATGTGGGTGTGATGGGATATATAACTTTTTCATTAAGAAGATGGAGTCATTACATGGATTTCTGTGTCACGAGATAACCCGAATAATTAATGGAGAGTACATGCCTGAAAATTGGTTTTACACTGGAATAACATATTTGATTCCTAAAAAAGAGGATTGTGAGACCCCGAAGGACTTACGTCCTATAACGTGTATGCCGACATTGCATAAACTTGTCACCAAATGTGTTAATGTAAAACTGGCTGATTTTGTCGAGGCATTTGGCCTAATTTCAGACAACCAACTTGGAACGAGGAAGTATTGTCAAGGCGCCAAGGAGCAAGCTCTCATTAACCAATGTTTGAACAAGGAGTACGGGAATGGTCTTTATTCTGCTTGGGTCGATGTGAAGAAAGCATATGACTCAGTTGATCATGATTTTTTGTTTCACGTTTTGGATTGTTCTGGAATCCCGCTTTGGATCGTAAACTTTGTGAAGAGCGTAGTTAAGAAGTGGGCAGTAAAGCTGCATATGGAAGGTAGAAGAATTGGATCAGTGAAGTTAAACCGAGGAATTTTACAGGGAGACTCATGTCTCCTTTACTATTTGTTATGGTATTAGATCCTCTAAGCAGGATCTTAATTCCGTGTTTCCAAAACTTGAACTTAACCAGGAAGATCCCAATATGTTAACATATTCTACTAATCATTTGCTATTTATTGACGATCTAAAAATATTTGCTCTCAAACAAGACACTTTACTCAAAATGATGGAAGCTGTTaacggattttttaaaattgttggttTGGAAATGAATTCAGAAAAATCAGCGTCTAATTTGGAGTCATTATCATGTTGTAAGACTATTGACGGAATCAATGGATATCGGTATTTGGGTGTACTTGAGGATGATGGAAGCAATGTTCTTAAGAATAGAGTTATGGACTCTATCTTTGAGAATGTTAAGAAGAGGATAACTATGCTATCGAAAACAAAACTCAACTCTGTGAATCTGTTTCGTgctataaatgaatatgcattgtcactatataattattatattgggctAATCAATATTGAACCTTCTGAATTTGATGATATTGACAGACAAATACGGCAATTGCTTACGTCGCTCAGATTACATCTCAAACCTGCAAATAAAGAGAGACTGTATTTAAACCGGAAGGCTCTTGGAAGAGGGCTTTCATCAGTTACTTTCAAAAGTGAACTAATGCTTTTCCAGTTCCTTACGAGTCTGGAAAATATGTCAACTATATGCTTACGGAGGGCGGGGATTCTGCgtgtaattaaaatgaataaatggcaTTTGGCTATGATCGCAGGATTTCTATCCTCCAAATATGCAATTATTGATAAGAAGAGTATTACTATGGAGTCTCTAAAGTCCAGTCAGatacaatatttacaaaagaaaattagttcTAAAGCACTAAATTCTGTGCTTTTCAAATGTATGGATGAACCTAATGTTGATTTACCTGCATCCTCAGAATGGCTATCTAATGGAAATAATGGGCCACGAAGCGAACATTGTATTGTCTTTTGCAAGATCGAAACTTGTTCTTTGCATCCGCTGACTCATTATGCAATCATtgtaagaaaagcaagaaaactgTTGACCACATGGCTACTCAGTGTGGTAAAATGCTCAACAGTGATTATCTCCGGAGACACAAGGAAGTTGTGAAGTGTATTCACCTTAACTTGTGCCGAATATATGGACTCAAAAAAGCAAGACGATTAAAGGGACATTCTGTTCAGTCAACACTGTCGACGGGAAAAGTTGAAATCAGGGTTGATTCTACAATCCTCACCGAAACAAAAGTAGAATATAACAAGCCAGATATCTTTGTCCACGACAAAGTCAGAAACGAAATAAATCTAATTGAAGTGGGTATTACTTCACAGGATCGCCTCAAGCAAGTGGAGGTTGAAAAGTGTCACAAGTATGACCTATTGGCAAGTGAGCTTTCGCTTCTGTATAGCTGTCAAGTAAAAATAATTCCTGTGGttatgacatgggatggagttgtctcgaaatgcttcaaaaattatatgaagaaactATCTATTGAAGcaggaacgaggacatacatccaaTCCGTTGTACTGAAAAGAACGCTCGAGAGAATGATGATCGAACACAAGCACGGAATGAAGGTATCTGGTGAAAAATACGCTTCTGCTTCCAACCGGTATGTGGAGATGGCATGCAAAGATAAAGACGACCCAATGAATGCTAAAGAAGATGCAATGGTTGAATCAGATGTGGTAATGGGGAGTAAGAGGCAGCTGGAAGTAGGCTCTTCTTCCAAGAGAAGGAGAGTGGATATCAGCGAGCTGGAGTGAGATCTGCTTAGTTTCTGAttaactattaatttattattgtttattaaatttaaaaagcaaaaaaaaaaactaaacaattcAAAAACTTGAATGAAAAACAACAGTTATAACAGATTGCTAAGCAACTGATTATACTTGTCTATTTCGTCTTGTTCGGCCTGAAGATGCTCCTCCACAATCTACCATACATGGAGGACACTCACCGGCACGACGTACTTATTGAGTGAACGCCACAGCGATTGGACAGCACGTACTTCCTCCTGTCGAGACAGTCTCATCTGCTCCCTCTGTGGAGTAATAACCCAGCCATACCATTCGCTCTCTTTTGTGTCGTTctgcatatttgtgcatatactcCACTATCCTCTCCGATGCCTGGACTAACAAATCATACCAGACAgtctactataaacacacacatcaccttcATCTCCTCCACTCCTGGCACTTCGAAACACCCATTTTCTGGATTGTCGTACACCTCCAGTCGCAAACTGTCATATTCCGTCACATTCTCCACATCGGACACACATTCATTGTAGTACATCACATATTCCGATATCTACTCATCAGAGTGGACTACCAGTGCTCGCAATTTGACATTGGTCTCCGCAATCTCCCTTAACTTGTCCATCCTGACCACCTCCTCCTGCCGAGTACAGTCCTCTATGTCCGGACAGTAAGTCGACTCCTCCACCCACGGCACACTCTCCACTCCCAACAGTCCCCTTCCTCTCTCAATCTCCGATTCTAC contains these protein-coding regions:
- the LOC115227712 gene encoding E3 ubiquitin-protein ligase MARCHF5-like; translated protein: MRQISHWLESAASIAGMAMLGVSVYWSATTYGAFTVVQILGPRDAGRWFDRCSMGDLLLGLPCIPLALLSCRRISLHNQLVEFVTMSSPVEEVEEDEESALQCRICLQYEEEDVESVLISPCACKGTNKWVHQSCINTWIDLKQDRNMDTVECSLCRHNYCIIYPKSEVMRQISHWLESAASIAGMAMLGVSVYWSATTYGAFTVVQILGPRDAGRWFDRCSMGDLLLGLPCIPLALLSCRRISLHNQLVEFVTMSSPVEEVEEDEESALYSMLGSFSSALFFPTISIYLGRLMFSGDALRQTILVGLSVFIFREDLPLL
- the LOC115227713 gene encoding uncharacterized protein LOC115227713; this encodes MLTYSTNHLLFIDDLKIFALKQDTLLKMMEAVNGFFKIVGLEMNSEKSASNLESLSCCKTIDGINGYRYLGVLEDDGSNVLKNRVMDSIFENVKKRITMLSKTKLNSVNLFRAINEYALSLYNYYIGLINIEPSEFDDIDRQIRQLLTSLRLHLKPANKERLYLNRKALGRGLSSVTFKSELMLFQFLTSLENMSTICLRRAGILRVIKMNKWHLAMIAGFLSSKYAIIDKKSITMESLKSSQIQYLQKKISSKALNSVLFKCMDEPNVDLPASSEWLSNGNNGPRSEHCIVFCKIETCSLHPLTHYAIIVRKARKLLTTWLLSVVKCSTVIISGDTRKL